A genomic window from Cryobacterium sp. SO2 includes:
- a CDS encoding purine-nucleoside phosphorylase: MLTTEINPLDAPETNPFDVARTAAQEIIAATGVAHHDIALTLGSGWGKAADLIGETTHTIPAQEITGFSAPALAGHAGMLRSVLLPTGKRALVIGARTHYYEGHGVRRVVHSVRTAAATGATTMILTNGAGGIRETWKPGTPVLISDHINLTADSPLEGATFIDLTDLYSQRLRDLARGIDATLDEGVYCQFRGPHYETPAEVQMAKAIGGHIVGMSTALEAIAARQAGMEVLGMSLITNLAAGIQKTPLSHGEVLEAGQAAEATISALLAKIVAAL; the protein is encoded by the coding sequence ATGCTCACGACCGAGATCAATCCTCTTGACGCGCCCGAAACCAACCCCTTCGACGTGGCTAGGACCGCCGCCCAGGAAATCATCGCCGCCACCGGTGTCGCGCACCACGACATCGCGCTGACCTTGGGGAGCGGCTGGGGGAAGGCCGCCGACCTGATCGGCGAGACCACCCACACGATCCCCGCGCAGGAGATCACCGGGTTCAGCGCGCCGGCCCTCGCCGGCCACGCGGGCATGCTGCGGTCGGTGCTGCTGCCCACCGGCAAGCGCGCCCTGGTGATCGGCGCCCGCACGCACTATTACGAGGGCCACGGCGTGCGCCGGGTCGTGCACAGCGTGCGCACCGCCGCCGCGACGGGGGCGACGACCATGATCCTCACCAACGGTGCCGGCGGCATCCGGGAGACCTGGAAGCCGGGCACCCCGGTGCTGATCAGCGACCACATCAACCTCACCGCCGATTCGCCGCTCGAGGGCGCGACCTTCATCGACCTCACCGACCTGTACTCACAGCGCCTGCGCGACCTCGCCCGCGGCATCGACGCCACCCTGGACGAGGGCGTGTACTGCCAGTTCCGCGGACCGCACTACGAGACGCCGGCAGAGGTGCAGATGGCCAAGGCCATCGGCGGTCACATCGTGGGCATGTCCACGGCCCTGGAGGCCATCGCGGCCCGCCAGGCCGGCATGGAGGTGCTCGGCATGTCGCTGATCACCAACCTTGCCGCCGGCATCCAGAAGACCCCGCTCAGCCACGGTGAAGTGCTCGAGGCCGGCCAGGCCGCCGAAGCCACCATCAGCGCCCTGCTCGCCAAGATTGTGGCCGCACTGTGA
- a CDS encoding biotin carboxylase N-terminal domain-containing protein, with product MSRITKVLIANRGEIAVRVIRAAKDSGILSVAVYADQDRDALHARLADEAYGLDGTSSAETYLVIEKILSIARRSGADAVHPGYGFLAENAAFAQAVIDAGLIWIGPSPTAIEQLGDKVSARHIAEKVHAPMAPGTLNPVADASEVLAFVDQHGLPVAIKAAFGGGGRGLKVARTREEIPELFDSAVREAVTAFGRGECFVEKYLDKPRHVETQCLADAHGNVVVVSTRDCSLQRRHQKLVEEAPAPFLTEAQTSELYRASKAILKEVGYVGAGTCEFLIGQDGTVSFLEVNTRLQVEHPVSEEVTGIDLVREQFRLAEGGTLDYDDPIAVGHSFEFRINGEDAGRGFMPAPGPVHVFRPAGGPGVRVDSGVQSGDVISGSFDSLLAKLIVTGATREQALERARRALDEFEVAGLPTVLPFHRMIVRDPAFAPADGAPFSIYTRWIETEFENTIAPWSGTVEDRPRTDERHSVVVEVDGRRIEVSLPSRLLPGTASEKTAGPAPRRRTSSHAVSSATGDAVKAPMQATIVKILVAEGDTVVKGDLLLVLEAMKMEQPLTAHKDGVVGSIGADVGATVSSGHLLMTVG from the coding sequence ATGTCGCGTATAACGAAGGTCCTCATCGCCAACCGGGGCGAGATCGCCGTCAGAGTGATCAGAGCAGCGAAGGACAGCGGCATCCTGTCGGTCGCCGTGTACGCCGACCAGGACCGGGACGCCCTGCACGCACGACTCGCCGATGAGGCCTACGGGCTGGACGGCACGTCCAGCGCCGAAACCTACCTCGTGATCGAGAAGATCCTCTCCATCGCCCGCCGTTCAGGAGCGGACGCCGTGCACCCCGGCTACGGTTTCCTGGCCGAGAACGCCGCCTTCGCTCAGGCCGTCATCGACGCCGGCCTGATCTGGATCGGCCCGTCGCCGACCGCCATCGAGCAACTCGGCGACAAGGTGTCGGCCAGGCACATCGCCGAGAAGGTGCACGCGCCGATGGCGCCGGGTACCCTCAACCCGGTCGCGGACGCCAGCGAGGTGCTCGCCTTCGTCGACCAGCACGGCCTGCCCGTCGCCATCAAGGCGGCGTTCGGCGGCGGCGGTCGCGGGCTCAAGGTGGCCCGCACCCGCGAAGAAATCCCCGAACTCTTCGACTCCGCCGTGCGCGAGGCCGTCACGGCATTCGGCCGCGGCGAGTGTTTCGTGGAGAAGTACCTCGACAAGCCCCGGCACGTCGAGACCCAGTGCCTGGCGGATGCCCACGGCAACGTCGTCGTGGTCTCCACGCGCGACTGCTCCCTGCAGCGTCGCCACCAGAAGCTCGTCGAGGAGGCGCCGGCACCGTTCCTCACCGAAGCGCAGACCAGCGAGCTGTACCGGGCCTCGAAGGCCATCCTCAAGGAGGTCGGCTACGTCGGCGCCGGCACCTGCGAGTTCCTGATCGGTCAGGACGGCACGGTGTCCTTCCTTGAGGTGAACACCCGTCTGCAGGTGGAGCACCCCGTCTCGGAAGAGGTCACCGGCATCGACCTCGTGCGCGAGCAGTTCCGCCTCGCCGAGGGCGGCACGCTGGACTATGACGACCCCATCGCCGTCGGTCACTCGTTCGAGTTCCGCATCAACGGCGAAGACGCCGGCCGCGGCTTCATGCCCGCCCCCGGTCCCGTGCACGTGTTCCGGCCCGCCGGCGGCCCCGGCGTGCGCGTGGACAGCGGCGTGCAGTCCGGCGATGTGATCTCCGGCTCGTTCGACTCGCTGCTGGCCAAGCTCATCGTCACCGGCGCCACCCGCGAGCAGGCCCTCGAGCGTGCGCGCCGCGCCCTCGACGAGTTCGAGGTCGCCGGCCTGCCCACCGTGCTGCCCTTCCACCGGATGATCGTGCGCGACCCCGCCTTCGCACCGGCGGACGGCGCCCCGTTCTCGATCTACACCCGATGGATCGAGACCGAGTTCGAGAACACGATCGCCCCGTGGAGCGGCACCGTCGAGGACCGTCCGCGCACAGACGAGCGCCACAGCGTCGTCGTCGAGGTGGACGGCCGTCGCATCGAGGTGAGCCTGCCGAGCCGTCTGCTACCCGGCACAGCCTCGGAGAAGACCGCAGGGCCGGCGCCCCGCCGCCGCACCTCGTCGCACGCCGTGAGCAGCGCAACGGGCGATGCCGTCAAGGCGCCCATGCAGGCCACCATCGTCAAGATCCTCGTCGCCGAGGGCGACACCGTCGTCAAGGGCGACCTGCTGCTCGTACTCGAAGCCATGAAGATGGAACAGCCGCTCACCGCGCACAAGGACGGCGTGGTCGGCTCCATCGGGGCCGACGTCGGCGCCACGGTCTCCTCCGGCCACCTCCTGATGACGGTCGGCTAG
- a CDS encoding PTS sugar transporter subunit IIA, whose protein sequence is MSLPPLPLDAIDLGLHVPDWRAAVGAAGAALERSGSTSAGYTERMVGVIEEFGAYVVIAPGLALAHARPGPDVLTEGLSVVTLAEPVAFGHPHNDPVNVVLGLAVTTGDEHVHFVAELANVFNDSSIIPALAAAPDAATVRSLLGIAAPTGEHASTEDSE, encoded by the coding sequence ATGTCGCTTCCCCCGCTTCCCCTCGACGCCATCGACCTCGGCCTGCACGTTCCCGACTGGCGGGCCGCCGTCGGCGCCGCCGGAGCAGCATTGGAGCGGAGCGGATCCACGTCTGCCGGCTACACCGAGCGCATGGTCGGCGTGATCGAGGAGTTCGGCGCCTACGTGGTGATCGCGCCCGGCCTCGCCCTGGCCCACGCCCGGCCCGGCCCCGACGTGCTCACCGAGGGCCTGAGCGTGGTCACCCTGGCCGAACCGGTCGCGTTCGGGCATCCGCACAACGACCCCGTCAACGTGGTCCTGGGCCTGGCTGTCACCACCGGAGACGAGCACGTGCACTTCGTGGCCGAGCTCGCAAACGTCTTCAACGATTCGAGCATCATCCCGGCGCTGGCAGCGGCACCGGACGCAGCAACCGTCCGCTCACTCCTGGGCATCGCGGCACCAACCGGCGAACACGCCAGCACGGAGGATTCAGAATGA
- a CDS encoding nucleoside triphosphate pyrophosphatase, whose product MRLHLASTSPARLALLRAAGIEPVTISPDVDEDAVAAAEAERLGAPLTPHHVVELLARAKAEAVAADAAAHGIDGLILGGDSVFVLDGVIYGKPHTPERARERWQQQRGRTGTLYSGHWLIEHTGGKVGRAVGAVAHASVTFADDIPDSELDAYIASGEPLFVAGAFTIDSLGAPYITAIEGDPSTVVGLSLPTLRRLVVRLGYDWPSLWNRGISALPE is encoded by the coding sequence ATGCGCCTCCACCTCGCCTCCACTTCCCCCGCCCGGCTCGCATTGCTGCGCGCAGCGGGCATCGAACCGGTCACGATCTCCCCCGATGTCGACGAGGACGCCGTCGCCGCGGCCGAGGCCGAACGGCTGGGCGCACCGCTCACCCCGCACCACGTGGTGGAGCTGTTGGCGCGGGCGAAGGCTGAAGCCGTCGCCGCGGACGCCGCCGCCCACGGCATCGACGGCCTCATCCTCGGCGGCGACTCGGTGTTCGTGCTGGACGGTGTGATCTACGGCAAGCCGCACACCCCGGAGCGCGCCAGGGAACGCTGGCAGCAGCAGCGCGGGCGCACGGGCACCCTGTACTCCGGGCACTGGTTGATCGAACACACCGGCGGCAAGGTCGGCCGGGCCGTCGGAGCCGTCGCCCACGCATCGGTGACCTTCGCCGACGACATCCCCGATTCGGAGCTCGACGCCTACATCGCGTCGGGCGAACCGCTGTTCGTCGCCGGCGCATTCACCATCGACAGCCTCGGCGCGCCGTATATCACCGCCATCGAAGGGGACCCGTCGACAGTTGTCGGGCTGTCGCTACCCACCCTGCGCCGTTTGGTCGTTCGGCTGGGCTATGACTGGCCGAGCCTGTGGAATCGGGGTATTTCGGCCCTACCGGAGTGA
- a CDS encoding NAD(P)H-quinone dehydrogenase, with the protein MPYEFERKQRIAIIGGGPGGYEAALAGAQQGAEVTLIERVGVGGAAVLTDVVPSKSLIATAEASNSIREATDLGVQFFVRDAKGKPLHPEVAINLAAVNKRLLALAREQSQDMRETLLKAGVKLQSGHGRLDGRDAVIVSTGDDGSGTDFDRIEADTIVLSVGASPRTMPTMMPDGERILTWTQLYNLKSVPKHLIVVGSGVTGAEFASAYRALGAEVTLVSSRDQVLPGEDVDAAAVIENVFKRNGMVVLNKSRAASVERTDSGVLVTLTDGRTVDGSHCLIAVGAVPNTQGLGLAEAGVQLDESGHIRVNRVARTSIPNIYAAGDCTTEMPLASVASMMGRTAVYHAMGDAVNPIEIRNVAANIFTQPEIATVGWTQKEIEEGVRRGEVYKMPLESNPRAKMMGIKDGFVKLIASRGTGTVIGGVIVGPKASELIFPLTLAVEHGLTVDEVAEAFTVYPSLTGCITDAARAMHKVHY; encoded by the coding sequence ATGCCTTACGAGTTCGAACGAAAACAACGCATCGCCATCATCGGCGGCGGCCCCGGTGGATACGAAGCGGCACTCGCCGGCGCCCAGCAGGGCGCGGAGGTGACCCTCATCGAACGGGTCGGCGTGGGCGGAGCCGCTGTGCTCACCGACGTCGTTCCGTCGAAGTCGCTGATCGCGACCGCGGAGGCATCGAACTCGATCCGCGAAGCCACCGATCTCGGTGTGCAGTTCTTCGTGCGCGACGCGAAGGGCAAGCCTCTGCACCCCGAGGTGGCGATCAACCTCGCCGCCGTGAACAAGCGCCTGCTCGCGCTGGCCAGGGAACAGTCCCAGGACATGCGGGAGACCCTCCTCAAGGCCGGGGTGAAGCTGCAGAGCGGCCACGGCCGGCTGGACGGCAGGGACGCCGTCATCGTCTCGACCGGTGACGACGGCTCCGGCACCGACTTCGACCGGATCGAGGCGGACACCATCGTGCTGTCGGTGGGCGCCAGCCCCCGCACCATGCCCACGATGATGCCGGACGGCGAGCGGATCCTCACCTGGACCCAGCTGTACAACCTCAAGTCGGTGCCCAAGCACCTCATCGTCGTCGGCTCCGGTGTCACCGGTGCCGAGTTCGCCTCGGCCTACCGGGCGCTGGGCGCCGAGGTCACCCTTGTCTCCAGCCGCGACCAGGTGCTGCCGGGCGAAGACGTCGACGCCGCCGCGGTGATCGAGAACGTGTTCAAGCGCAACGGCATGGTCGTGCTCAACAAGTCCCGCGCCGCCTCGGTCGAACGTACCGACTCCGGCGTGCTGGTGACCCTCACCGACGGCCGCACCGTCGACGGCAGCCACTGCCTCATCGCCGTCGGCGCCGTGCCGAACACCCAGGGCCTGGGCCTGGCCGAAGCGGGCGTGCAGCTGGACGAGTCCGGCCACATCCGGGTGAACCGGGTGGCGCGCACATCCATCCCCAACATCTACGCCGCGGGCGACTGCACCACGGAGATGCCGCTGGCCTCCGTCGCATCCATGATGGGCCGCACCGCGGTCTACCACGCCATGGGTGACGCCGTGAACCCGATCGAGATCCGCAACGTGGCCGCCAACATCTTCACCCAGCCGGAGATCGCCACCGTCGGCTGGACCCAGAAGGAGATCGAAGAGGGCGTTCGTCGGGGCGAGGTCTACAAGATGCCCCTCGAGTCCAACCCGCGGGCCAAGATGATGGGCATCAAGGACGGCTTCGTCAAACTGATCGCGTCCCGCGGCACCGGCACCGTCATCGGCGGCGTCATCGTGGGCCCCAAGGCCAGCGAGCTGATCTTCCCGCTCACCCTCGCGGTGGAGCACGGCCTCACCGTCGACGAGGTCGCCGAGGCCTTCACCGTCTACCCGTCGCTCACCGGTTGCATCACGGATGCGGCGCGCGCGATGCACAAGGTGCACTACTGA
- a CDS encoding response regulator transcription factor: MSNIVTEPDPAPAVLDHPVRVGIADDHESVRLGIKAACENAGFDVIFAAATVRELVEGISGRPVDVIVLDLSLGDGSLVTDNVHLARGTGASVLVHSIADRVALVREALAAGAAGVIPKSSPTTTVMAAVASVARGDVLNNLEWATAIDADRDFAKAQLGRRERDVLHLYASGLPLKMVAMQLGIAHSTAREYLDRIRVKYVEVGRPAPTKVDLLRRAVEDGILPGLDPDGGDGRA; this comes from the coding sequence ATGAGCAATATCGTGACCGAGCCCGATCCAGCACCCGCCGTGCTCGACCACCCCGTCCGCGTGGGAATCGCGGACGACCACGAGTCGGTGCGCCTGGGCATCAAGGCCGCCTGCGAGAACGCCGGTTTCGACGTCATCTTCGCCGCGGCCACCGTGCGGGAGCTCGTCGAGGGCATCAGCGGCCGCCCCGTCGACGTCATCGTGCTCGACCTGTCCCTGGGCGACGGCTCCCTCGTGACCGACAACGTGCACCTGGCCCGCGGCACCGGCGCCTCAGTGCTCGTGCACAGCATCGCCGACCGGGTCGCCCTGGTCAGGGAGGCGCTCGCGGCCGGAGCGGCCGGCGTCATTCCCAAGTCGTCGCCGACCACCACGGTGATGGCCGCCGTCGCGTCCGTGGCGCGGGGCGACGTGCTCAACAACCTGGAATGGGCCACCGCCATCGACGCCGACCGGGACTTCGCCAAGGCCCAGCTCGGCCGCCGCGAACGCGACGTCCTGCACCTCTACGCCTCCGGACTGCCGCTGAAGATGGTAGCCATGCAGCTGGGCATCGCGCACTCCACCGCCAGGGAATACCTCGACCGCATCCGGGTGAAGTACGTCGAGGTCGGGCGCCCCGCGCCCACCAAGGTCGACCTCCTGCGGCGAGCCGTCGAAGACGGAATCCTGCCTGGGCTCGACCCGGACGGCGGGGATGGGCGCGCCTAG
- a CDS encoding phospho-sugar mutase, protein MSLNDETPAETVRPRGAHAAAPDAGQDAPAAAETSPGDEREPKTAVMETVDGADEVPAATAVLDTTATDPLNALLVTATAWLAQDPDPETRAELRLLIQQAQDRDPAAVADLHSRFDERLAFGTAGLRGAIAAGSNRMNRVLVSQAAAGLAAFLLAEAAAARPGSIPSVVIGYDGRRNSHVFATDTASIMAGAGVRAVLLPRLLPTPVLAFAVRHLGASAGVMVTASHNPPNDNGYKVYLGDTDEGSQIVSPDDVAIAAQIQRVADTLLVTELPRAAYETAPESVVQAYVDATAAVGHRPRAQVNTVYTALHGVGWDTTRRVLDAAGFALPTLVDAQIAPDSAFPTVAFPNPEEPGAMDLAYETAREVNAELIIANDPDADRLAIAIPDAEAPEGYRRLSGNEVGAILGWRAAELAAAVSGDGGAEGTLACSIVSTPALKAVADAYGLDFADTLTGFKWVSRAPGLIFGFEEALGYLVNPGTVRDKDGISAAVALLSLVSDLKADGSTLAEHLDAFAEKFGYFASSQISVRVTDLTEIDRVMGRLRESPPAMIGSSRVDHIDDLSGGFNGLPASDVLRIVLTDGARVMVRPSGTEPKLKVYLDTHSTVGTLAERREAASIALAELDKGMRALIG, encoded by the coding sequence GTGAGCCTGAACGACGAGACCCCGGCCGAGACCGTTCGCCCGCGCGGCGCGCACGCCGCCGCGCCAGACGCCGGCCAGGATGCGCCAGCCGCCGCCGAGACCTCGCCCGGCGACGAACGCGAACCGAAGACCGCCGTGATGGAGACCGTCGACGGTGCCGACGAGGTTCCCGCCGCCACCGCGGTGCTGGACACCACGGCCACCGACCCGCTGAATGCGCTGCTCGTGACCGCCACCGCCTGGCTCGCCCAGGACCCTGACCCGGAGACCCGCGCCGAACTGCGCCTGCTTATCCAGCAGGCCCAGGACCGCGACCCGGCCGCGGTCGCCGACCTGCACTCCCGCTTCGACGAGCGCCTCGCCTTCGGCACGGCGGGCCTGCGCGGAGCGATCGCCGCCGGCTCCAACCGGATGAACCGCGTGCTCGTCAGCCAGGCCGCCGCCGGACTGGCCGCGTTCCTGCTCGCCGAGGCCGCCGCGGCCCGGCCCGGCAGCATCCCCTCCGTGGTCATCGGGTACGACGGCCGCCGCAACTCGCACGTCTTCGCCACAGACACCGCCTCGATCATGGCCGGAGCCGGGGTGCGCGCCGTGCTGCTGCCCCGCCTGCTGCCGACTCCGGTGCTGGCCTTCGCCGTGCGCCACCTCGGCGCCAGCGCCGGCGTCATGGTCACGGCCTCGCACAACCCGCCGAACGACAACGGCTACAAGGTCTACCTCGGCGACACCGACGAGGGCTCGCAGATCGTCTCCCCCGACGACGTCGCGATCGCCGCCCAGATCCAGCGCGTCGCAGACACCCTGCTCGTGACCGAACTGCCGCGCGCCGCCTACGAGACCGCTCCGGAGTCCGTCGTGCAGGCCTACGTGGATGCGACGGCCGCCGTCGGCCACCGGCCGCGCGCCCAGGTGAACACCGTCTACACCGCCCTGCACGGCGTGGGCTGGGACACCACCCGCCGCGTACTCGATGCCGCCGGCTTCGCCCTGCCGACCCTGGTCGACGCCCAGATCGCCCCCGACTCGGCGTTCCCAACCGTTGCGTTCCCGAACCCCGAAGAACCCGGCGCGATGGATCTCGCCTACGAGACCGCACGCGAGGTGAACGCAGAGCTGATCATCGCCAACGACCCGGATGCCGACAGGCTCGCCATCGCCATCCCCGACGCCGAGGCGCCGGAGGGCTACCGTCGGCTGAGCGGCAACGAGGTCGGCGCCATCCTCGGCTGGCGTGCGGCGGAGCTCGCCGCCGCCGTATCGGGCGACGGCGGCGCCGAGGGTACCCTGGCCTGCTCGATCGTGTCCACACCTGCCCTCAAGGCCGTCGCAGACGCCTACGGCCTGGACTTCGCCGACACCCTCACCGGGTTCAAGTGGGTCTCCCGCGCCCCTGGCCTGATCTTCGGTTTCGAAGAGGCGCTCGGCTACCTCGTGAACCCCGGCACCGTGCGCGACAAGGATGGCATCTCCGCCGCCGTCGCTCTGCTCTCGCTGGTGAGCGACCTCAAGGCCGACGGGTCGACCCTCGCCGAGCACCTCGACGCCTTCGCCGAGAAGTTCGGCTACTTCGCGTCCAGCCAGATCTCGGTGCGCGTCACCGATCTCACCGAGATCGACCGGGTGATGGGCCGCCTGCGGGAAAGCCCGCCGGCCATGATCGGCTCAAGCCGGGTCGACCACATCGACGACCTCTCCGGCGGCTTCAACGGCCTGCCGGCGAGCGACGTGCTGCGGATCGTGCTCACCGACGGCGCCAGGGTGATGGTGCGGCCCAGCGGCACGGAGCCCAAGCTCAAGGTCTACCTCGACACCCACAGCACCGTCGGCACCCTTGCCGAACGGCGGGAGGCCGCATCCATTGCCCTCGCCGAACTCGACAAGGGCATGCGCGCGCTCATCGGCTAG
- a CDS encoding PTS sugar transporter subunit IIB, producing MKIVALCGVGIGTSAILKVNAERALERLDIEADVTAADIASVKLAAADAQVILTSSELVPSIGKTNADVIVIDNFFDLDELTAKLEIALG from the coding sequence ATGAAGATCGTCGCACTGTGCGGAGTCGGGATCGGCACGTCAGCCATTCTCAAGGTGAACGCCGAACGCGCCCTCGAACGCCTGGACATCGAGGCTGACGTCACGGCGGCAGACATCGCCAGCGTGAAACTGGCGGCCGCCGACGCGCAGGTCATCCTCACCTCGTCCGAGCTGGTGCCGTCGATCGGCAAGACCAACGCCGACGTCATCGTCATCGACAATTTCTTCGACCTCGACGAGCTCACCGCCAAGCTCGAAATCGCTCTCGGCTGA
- a CDS encoding ATP-binding protein, with amino-acid sequence MGAPRPAEAVPVRSFRLTPGRIGTEQLGADLLNESKQPRKPISRAQIERVVSRAVGGVGLIFALQTYPGMLDQLDSLKPGLGIALTVLIFGMLGLAILATVLKRFIRVTSGLFAVVYLAALIAWPAMLNTPDGVLDGKPWLWYLCTVATSCAAVSFPLWWAMAYTLLAPLAYGIVRVLPAGGGAEPMLGFLDAFYAILLGQVVLIIITMLRQATAAVDTAQTNALTTYAAAVRQHATEVERVQVDSIVHDSVLAALLSAAAASTPKGAELASTMAKDAITRLNEAGSNPAGDDSMVSFARLKDDIRVIANRFDEPIEFIDCEAEDLNLPAYAAEALVSATSQAIVNSVQHAGVAGDPVARSVRVNSNLLGGCTIEIADSGVGFDPAAVPSERLGLRISIRERVATAGGVVQVRSGPGRGTSILIEWPLGENGGDR; translated from the coding sequence ATGGGCGCGCCTAGGCCGGCGGAGGCAGTACCGGTCCGGTCGTTCAGGCTCACGCCTGGGCGGATCGGGACGGAGCAACTCGGGGCCGACCTCCTCAACGAGTCCAAGCAGCCGCGCAAGCCGATCAGCCGCGCGCAGATCGAGCGTGTCGTGTCCAGGGCCGTCGGGGGCGTCGGGCTGATCTTCGCCCTGCAGACCTACCCGGGGATGCTCGACCAGCTGGACAGCCTGAAGCCGGGTCTGGGCATCGCCCTCACCGTGCTGATCTTCGGCATGCTGGGGCTGGCGATCCTGGCCACCGTCCTCAAGCGCTTCATCAGGGTCACCAGCGGCCTGTTCGCCGTGGTCTATCTCGCGGCCCTCATCGCCTGGCCGGCGATGCTGAACACCCCTGACGGCGTGCTCGACGGCAAACCGTGGCTCTGGTATCTCTGCACAGTCGCGACGTCGTGCGCCGCCGTCTCCTTCCCGCTCTGGTGGGCGATGGCGTACACACTGCTGGCCCCGTTGGCGTACGGCATCGTTCGGGTGCTGCCCGCCGGCGGCGGCGCGGAGCCGATGCTCGGCTTCCTCGACGCGTTCTACGCGATCCTGCTCGGCCAGGTGGTGCTGATCATCATCACGATGCTGCGCCAGGCCACCGCAGCGGTCGACACCGCCCAGACCAACGCCCTCACCACCTATGCCGCCGCCGTGCGTCAGCACGCCACCGAGGTCGAGCGCGTGCAGGTCGACTCGATCGTGCACGACAGCGTGCTCGCCGCCCTGCTCTCGGCCGCCGCGGCGAGCACTCCCAAGGGCGCCGAACTGGCGTCCACCATGGCCAAGGACGCCATCACCCGCCTCAACGAGGCCGGGTCGAACCCGGCCGGCGACGACAGCATGGTCTCGTTCGCCCGCCTGAAAGACGACATCCGCGTCATCGCAAACCGATTCGACGAACCCATCGAGTTCATCGACTGTGAGGCAGAGGACCTCAACCTGCCGGCATACGCCGCAGAAGCGCTCGTCTCGGCCACCTCCCAGGCCATCGTGAACAGCGTCCAGCACGCCGGTGTCGCCGGCGATCCCGTGGCGAGGTCGGTGCGGGTGAACTCCAACCTCCTCGGCGGCTGCACCATCGAGATCGCCGACTCCGGGGTCGGGTTCGACCCCGCCGCCGTGCCCAGCGAACGCCTCGGCCTGCGCATCTCCATCCGCGAACGGGTCGCAACGGCCGGTGGCGTGGTACAGGTGCGGTCGGGCCCCGGCCGGGGCACCTCGATCCTGATCGAGTGGCCGCTCGGCGAGAACGGCGGCGACAGATGA
- a CDS encoding TRAM domain-containing protein — MGTNTNRQPSSSIPEGEIGTELELDVTNVAHGGIFVARHEGRVVFVSDTLPGERVRARLTDANKKSFWRAETVEVLQAAPERQPHIWAAAAIDRDPADRAGGAEFGHIELGHQRELKRQVLADALHRMAGIDTDVVVEAVPVAADASPGDAMDGTGWRTRVRLHVTESGIVGPYAARSHRVIPVDDLPLAVHALEMAAPLDRLFAGAASVDVIAPSTGDVQILVAEQDDKGRRRRTAPKPITELVGDREFRLDAAGFWQVHARAAETLFAAVQDAIDPDLFDPKAANLDLYGGVGLLAAAVGARFGSGVRITSVESDAQATGFASENLAEWVGASAHTDRVDRFLAGLTRDATAADRQRQQAATVVLDPPRAGAGADVVDKLALLAPAQVVYVACDPVALARDVALFAGHGYRLSSLRAFDLFPNTHHVEAVALLTK; from the coding sequence ATGGGCACCAACACTAATCGTCAGCCGAGTTCGAGCATTCCCGAAGGCGAGATCGGCACAGAGCTCGAGCTCGACGTCACCAACGTAGCCCACGGCGGTATCTTCGTGGCCCGGCACGAGGGCCGTGTGGTCTTCGTCAGCGACACCCTCCCCGGCGAGCGGGTGCGGGCCCGGTTGACCGACGCCAACAAGAAGAGCTTCTGGCGCGCCGAGACCGTCGAGGTCCTGCAGGCCGCCCCCGAACGCCAGCCGCACATCTGGGCCGCCGCCGCCATCGACCGCGACCCGGCCGACCGGGCCGGCGGCGCCGAATTCGGCCACATCGAGCTCGGCCACCAGCGTGAACTCAAGCGCCAGGTGCTCGCCGACGCCCTGCACCGCATGGCCGGCATCGACACCGACGTCGTCGTCGAGGCGGTTCCGGTGGCAGCGGATGCGTCACCGGGCGACGCGATGGACGGCACCGGCTGGCGCACCAGGGTGCGCCTGCACGTGACCGAGAGCGGCATCGTGGGCCCGTACGCGGCCCGGTCGCACCGGGTGATCCCGGTGGACGACCTGCCGCTGGCGGTGCACGCCCTGGAAATGGCGGCGCCGCTGGACCGGCTGTTCGCCGGCGCGGCATCCGTTGACGTCATCGCGCCCAGCACCGGAGACGTGCAGATCCTCGTCGCCGAACAGGACGACAAGGGTCGCCGGCGCCGCACCGCCCCGAAGCCCATCACCGAGCTCGTCGGCGACCGCGAGTTCCGGCTCGACGCCGCAGGCTTCTGGCAGGTGCACGCCCGCGCCGCCGAAACCCTCTTCGCCGCTGTGCAGGACGCCATCGATCCCGACCTGTTCGACCCCAAGGCCGCCAACCTCGACCTCTACGGCGGAGTCGGCCTGCTCGCCGCTGCCGTCGGCGCCCGGTTCGGCTCCGGCGTTCGCATCACCTCGGTGGAGAGCGACGCCCAGGCCACCGGTTTTGCCAGCGAGAACCTGGCCGAATGGGTCGGCGCCAGCGCGCACACCGACAGGGTTGACAGGTTCCTGGCCGGCCTCACCCGCGACGCCACCGCGGCGGACCGCCAACGCCAGCAGGCCGCGACTGTCGTGCTCGACCCGCCGCGCGCCGGCGCCGGTGCCGACGTTGTCGACAAACTGGCCCTTCTCGCACCGGCCCAGGTCGTGTACGTCGCCTGCGACCCGGTGGCCCTGGCCCGCGACGTCGCCCTGTTCGCCGGGCACGGCTACAGGCTCAGCAGCCTGCGCGCGTTCGACCTGTTTCCCAATACCCACCACGTCGAGGCCGTCGCACTCCTCACCAAATAG